One part of the Planctomycetota bacterium genome encodes these proteins:
- a CDS encoding DNRLRE domain-containing protein: MGKEIVYCADCGKRLQHDDFDRGKAILVENRPFCGDCRSVERSPKRPTPSSLPSVTPPPQRISTARLPVLVPSTTRRRGSLRAASRRNVHLGIGAAAAAGMILAAFALRSSNDGATGAATPAAPSAPPAGRPAPPSARPGGEDRAGTARRAVEELEALAAGGADEARALARCEEIREQVRGTAYEPRLRDLEIRLLEQRREKERDQQVARALADARSILTHPRAVERKADVLSLLRAVRPVAGARRAEVDRLIDEAERLREETPPSPSSAVSRPPEAKSPPPAAPPPPSPPASPPPAVREAPASPDLWEFQDGVSPTAAYAGTRDAGIVEDAPDKRRGTSSKIEIDGDEPGGSGKDAYLLVRWDLSAIPRGLVPQAATLTFTLLDGGKGKPYPIYAVRRPWEESEVTWNHAASGRPWEVPGARGASDRNPTEVGRVSSGKRGPVEVVLNAAGIEVLRSWIEDPSSNFGFIIADPEASDGIDVVSREGRNPQERPKLTLRLTRSDVPGRPLEPTGLVTQWLVLGPFGNRADPQGLYDHDLLKGEVEHVPTVGGEVVSREGTRLRWTPVEAPSGDVLFHELPGFEEIRARKAPAIAYAACWIHADGERAVKFRVNADQGYRLYFQHKVTGNRPGGFGLDRDPETYSVRLRPGPNLLLVKVATAGGPFALRIRITTTADLRKAAPGVLVSALPPRETMPRVAFRENFDQGTGRFVRGRWVEGGRNGSKALEVSREGVVLERPFSGPVTDRARVRFWLKPFCATEAIEMTFWSARRGLNHWHHIRGLRPGEWNLVEVPAAEARGHYMRTGPALDGEVPDNLILYFDDATEGARILLDDFEILE; the protein is encoded by the coding sequence ATGGGCAAAGAGATCGTTTATTGCGCCGACTGCGGCAAGCGTCTGCAGCACGACGACTTTGACCGCGGGAAAGCGATTCTTGTCGAGAACCGCCCCTTCTGCGGCGACTGCCGCTCGGTCGAGCGCTCTCCGAAAAGGCCCACGCCGTCTTCCTTGCCGAGCGTAACCCCGCCCCCGCAACGGATCTCCACGGCGCGCCTGCCCGTGCTGGTCCCTTCGACGACGCGGCGGCGCGGATCCTTGCGGGCGGCGTCGCGCCGGAACGTCCATCTGGGAATCGGCGCCGCGGCGGCGGCCGGCATGATCCTGGCGGCGTTCGCCTTGAGATCCTCGAACGACGGAGCTACCGGCGCGGCGACGCCGGCGGCCCCAAGCGCTCCTCCCGCCGGCCGGCCGGCGCCCCCGTCGGCGCGACCCGGGGGCGAGGATCGCGCGGGAACGGCGCGGCGCGCCGTGGAGGAGCTTGAAGCTCTGGCGGCCGGCGGGGCGGACGAGGCCCGAGCCCTGGCGCGCTGCGAAGAGATCCGGGAACAGGTCCGGGGTACGGCATACGAGCCCCGCCTGCGGGACCTCGAAATCCGCCTGCTCGAGCAGAGGCGCGAGAAGGAACGCGACCAGCAGGTGGCCCGGGCGCTTGCGGACGCGCGGAGCATCCTGACCCATCCTCGCGCCGTCGAGCGGAAGGCGGACGTGCTTTCGCTGCTGCGGGCCGTGAGGCCCGTCGCCGGGGCACGCCGGGCGGAAGTCGATCGGCTGATCGACGAGGCCGAGCGGCTTCGCGAGGAGACGCCGCCTTCGCCTTCCTCCGCCGTGTCCCGACCGCCGGAGGCGAAATCCCCGCCTCCCGCCGCTCCGCCTCCGCCTTCGCCGCCGGCGTCGCCGCCCCCCGCCGTCCGGGAAGCGCCGGCGTCTCCGGACCTCTGGGAATTTCAGGACGGGGTGTCTCCGACAGCGGCCTATGCGGGCACACGGGACGCCGGGATCGTCGAAGACGCCCCCGACAAGCGTCGAGGGACATCTTCCAAAATCGAGATCGACGGCGACGAACCCGGAGGGAGCGGGAAAGATGCGTACCTGCTCGTTCGCTGGGATCTCTCGGCGATTCCCAGGGGGCTGGTCCCGCAGGCCGCGACCCTGACGTTTACGCTGCTCGACGGCGGAAAGGGAAAGCCTTATCCGATCTACGCGGTACGGCGTCCCTGGGAGGAATCCGAAGTCACCTGGAATCACGCCGCTTCGGGGCGGCCCTGGGAGGTTCCCGGAGCCCGGGGCGCTTCCGATCGGAATCCCACGGAGGTCGGAAGGGTGTCGTCGGGCAAGCGGGGCCCCGTCGAAGTGGTTCTCAATGCGGCCGGAATTGAGGTCTTGCGTTCATGGATCGAGGATCCGTCGTCGAATTTCGGATTCATCATCGCCGACCCGGAGGCCTCGGACGGGATCGATGTCGTGTCGCGGGAGGGTCGGAATCCCCAGGAGCGTCCCAAACTGACCCTCCGCCTGACGCGCTCGGACGTCCCCGGCCGTCCGCTCGAACCCACGGGCCTGGTGACGCAATGGCTCGTCCTGGGACCGTTCGGGAACCGGGCGGACCCTCAGGGACTCTACGATCACGATCTTCTCAAAGGCGAAGTCGAGCACGTTCCCACGGTTGGAGGGGAAGTCGTCTCGCGGGAAGGAACGCGCCTGCGGTGGACGCCCGTCGAGGCGCCCTCCGGGGATGTTCTCTTCCACGAGCTGCCGGGCTTCGAAGAGATTCGCGCTCGGAAAGCCCCCGCCATTGCGTATGCAGCCTGCTGGATTCACGCCGACGGCGAGCGGGCGGTGAAATTCAGGGTCAACGCGGATCAGGGCTATCGGCTCTATTTCCAGCACAAAGTTACCGGCAACCGGCCCGGCGGGTTCGGGCTGGATCGGGATCCGGAGACATACAGCGTGCGGCTCCGGCCGGGTCCGAATCTGCTGCTCGTCAAGGTGGCGACGGCCGGCGGCCCCTTCGCGCTGAGAATTCGGATCACGACCACGGCGGACCTTCGCAAGGCCGCGCCGGGAGTCCTCGTTTCCGCGCTGCCGCCGCGGGAGACGATGCCGCGGGTGGCCTTCCGGGAAAACTTCGATCAGGGGACCGGGCGGTTCGTGCGCGGCCGGTGGGTGGAAGGCGGCCGGAACGGCTCCAAGGCGCTCGAGGTTTCCCGGGAAGGAGTCGTTCTCGAACGTCCCTTTTCCGGACCCGTCACGGATCGCGCGCGGGTGCGCTTCTGGTTGAAACCCTTCTGCGCGACGGAAGCGATTGAAATGACCTTCTGGTCGGCCCGCCGGGGCCTCAATCATTGGCATCACATCCGGGGTCTGCGGCCGGGGGAATGGAATCTGGTCGAAGTTCCGGCGGCCGAAGCCCGCGGACACTACATGCGTACCGGGCCGGCCCTCGATGGCGAGGTTCCGGACAATCTTATCCTTTATTTCGACGACGCGACGGAGGGGGCGCGGATCCTGTTGGACGATTTCGAGATCCTGGAGTGA
- a CDS encoding DUF4388 domain-containing protein, whose translation MMRVLIADDSRAMRKLLRGILEGMGGGGVEVFEAADGAEAARTLAEVRPEIDFIVADWELSGLDGPAFLRHLTASGVAVEAPVLFCINGGPRSRMEEARRIRKCEFIERPFTDDDFRKKVRDIGVSVEARKDREASDVLKAIVSTAEAVVELPFLLRLPSEAIDEFLRLAERHRVPAGAALLDEGSPVDAFYVVLAGTVEVKDPARPRGPKICGEGECFAEVAFLMEVPSTVSVRARTEVEVAALPRPMLAELVRHHPRVGDVLGTLLAEKAKTTAPSTRIISNTDFSGSLQSMSFSDVVQLLNLSRKTGTLTLSAGVRSGGVCFVEGEIRHAWTESLLGEDAFYEMATWRKAVFAFAGGTGTDQTTVRQPTMSLLMEAMRRLDEQSRAPSAPSPAGRGTP comes from the coding sequence ATGATGCGGGTCCTGATCGCCGACGACTCCCGGGCCATGAGGAAGCTCCTGCGGGGCATCCTCGAAGGGATGGGAGGCGGCGGCGTGGAAGTGTTCGAGGCCGCCGACGGAGCCGAGGCGGCGCGGACGCTGGCGGAAGTCCGCCCGGAGATCGATTTCATCGTGGCGGACTGGGAACTTTCCGGGCTGGACGGCCCGGCTTTTCTCCGCCACCTGACCGCGTCGGGGGTGGCGGTCGAGGCTCCGGTGCTTTTCTGCATCAACGGCGGTCCCCGGTCGCGAATGGAGGAAGCCCGCCGGATCCGCAAATGCGAATTCATCGAGCGTCCCTTCACGGACGACGACTTCCGCAAGAAGGTCCGCGACATCGGCGTCTCCGTCGAAGCCCGCAAGGATCGTGAGGCTTCGGACGTCCTGAAGGCCATCGTCTCGACGGCCGAAGCGGTGGTGGAGCTTCCCTTCCTTCTGCGGCTTCCTTCGGAGGCGATCGACGAGTTCCTGCGGCTCGCGGAGCGCCATCGGGTCCCGGCGGGAGCGGCGCTGCTGGATGAGGGAAGTCCGGTGGACGCGTTTTACGTCGTGCTGGCCGGCACCGTGGAGGTCAAGGATCCGGCGCGGCCCCGCGGTCCGAAAATATGCGGGGAAGGGGAATGCTTCGCGGAAGTGGCGTTTCTCATGGAAGTTCCCTCCACGGTGAGCGTGCGGGCCCGCACCGAGGTGGAGGTGGCGGCCCTTCCGCGGCCCATGCTGGCGGAACTCGTGCGGCATCACCCGCGCGTGGGGGACGTCCTGGGCACGCTCCTGGCCGAGAAGGCCAAGACCACCGCGCCCTCGACCCGGATCATTTCCAACACGGACTTCTCGGGAAGCCTTCAATCGATGTCGTTCTCGGATGTCGTGCAACTCCTCAATCTCAGCCGGAAGACGGGGACCCTGACCTTGAGCGCAGGCGTGCGGTCCGGGGGAGTCTGCTTCGTCGAAGGGGAGATCCGGCACGCCTGGACGGAGTCGCTCCTGGGAGAGGACGCCTTCTACGAAATGGCGACGTGGAGAAAGGCCGTGTTCGCCTTCGCCGGCGGCACGGGAACCGATCAGACGACCGTCCGGCAGCCCACGATGAGCCTCCTTATGGAGGCGATGCGCCGGCTGGACGAGCAGAGCCGCGCCCCTTCCGCCCCCTCGCCCGCCGGCCGCGGCACCCCGTAA
- a CDS encoding zinc-binding dehydrogenase has translation MKAVRVHQPGGPEAIRYEDVPDPVPGPGEVLLEVRAASVNHLDVWVRKGLPGVRYPRILGCDAAGVVAGTGRRVLLNPATSCGSCEFCASGEKPLCVRYALWGEHRDGTQCGLVAVPEGNLIPLPDALSFEEAAAAPLVFLTAWRMLFTKGRLRPGEDVLIWGAGAGVGTACVQFAKLAGARVLAAASTEEKCERLRGLGADVVLHSRSEDVVARVKELTGKRGVDLVVDYVGKETWTRSLQCLRRGGRLVTCGATSGHDPAEDLRHVFYRQLEIRGSTMGNDKELAEALRLLFAGRVRPVIDRVYPLRDAAEAHRRLESRASFGKLVLVP, from the coding sequence ATGAAAGCGGTCCGCGTTCATCAGCCCGGAGGTCCGGAGGCGATCCGCTACGAGGACGTTCCGGATCCCGTCCCCGGCCCCGGAGAGGTTCTCCTCGAGGTACGCGCCGCCTCGGTCAACCATCTGGACGTCTGGGTGCGGAAGGGACTCCCCGGGGTGCGCTACCCGCGGATCCTCGGGTGCGACGCCGCCGGCGTGGTGGCCGGCACCGGCCGCAGGGTCCTGCTCAACCCGGCCACGAGCTGCGGCTCCTGCGAGTTCTGCGCCTCGGGCGAAAAGCCCCTCTGCGTCCGGTACGCCCTCTGGGGCGAGCATCGCGACGGAACCCAGTGCGGGCTGGTCGCCGTCCCGGAAGGCAACCTCATTCCCCTTCCCGACGCGCTCTCCTTCGAGGAAGCGGCGGCCGCGCCGCTCGTTTTCCTGACCGCCTGGCGGATGCTCTTCACGAAGGGGCGCCTGCGGCCCGGCGAGGATGTCCTCATCTGGGGGGCCGGGGCCGGCGTGGGAACCGCCTGCGTTCAGTTCGCCAAGCTCGCCGGCGCGCGCGTCCTGGCGGCCGCCTCCACGGAGGAGAAATGCGAGCGTCTCCGCGGCCTGGGCGCCGACGTCGTCCTCCATTCCCGCTCGGAGGACGTCGTCGCGCGGGTCAAGGAACTGACCGGCAAGCGCGGCGTGGACCTCGTCGTGGACTATGTCGGCAAGGAAACGTGGACCCGGAGCCTCCAGTGCCTCCGGCGCGGAGGACGGCTCGTCACGTGCGGCGCGACGTCCGGACACGATCCGGCGGAGGACCTGCGGCACGTCTTCTACCGGCAGCTCGAGATCCGGGGTTCCACGATGGGCAACGACAAGGAGCTGGCCGAAGCGCTCCGACTGCTCTTCGCCGGCCGCGTGCGGCCGGTCATCGACCGCGTCTATCCCCTCCGGGACGCGGCTGAAGCGCATCGCCGTCTGGAATCGCGCGCGTCGTTTGGTAAACTGGTTCTGGTGCCATGA